In Vigna angularis cultivar LongXiaoDou No.4 chromosome 8, ASM1680809v1, whole genome shotgun sequence, the DNA window AGAAGCAtataagaaaagttaaaaagtatTACTAGATTGAACATGTTTTTAAACAAGATTAAAAACTATGTTAGAAGCATAACTAGGAGATATATTGACTAAAGGGTAAGTTGAGAGTAAACAAAgaataatatgttaatatttgtattattgaGAAGTAAAATcagtaattaaattatatttgttggCAAGTCGCTAAATGACTTTAATATTTCTGGTTTAATTGATATATTagtatcaataaattataatttaacaataATGTCGacaataactttaaataaactATACTGTcaatataagtttttattacCCCTTCTTGGTAACACGTGCGTAACAAtctagtttttaatattttttcctcttttgctatttaaataaaattgtctttaattttaatgCTGAATGTAATTACTATAACCAACAAGAGTATCTGAATGCTAAATCTTAGCTCACTTTGATTTGAATCatatctccatttttttttaatttagaattcgttaatataatttcatcaCCACATGGGGTAATTCTTTACATAATTGGAGTGTCATTATCCATTCCAATGCTCTCAAACTAAAACTAGGGAAGTTTGTTAGTTAATGTATACCTATTGTacttttttcttagtttttatgTTGATTATTTTAGGAAAAAGATGGTTAGTTTAGCTTACCTTCAGGGAAATATAATTGGTGAGGAAAGTGAGACAATGCAAGtgtctttaaatattttatctaagTCCTTCAAtgaataaactttattttattaataaactcAATTGAACACGATTTTAATTGTATAGAGTATAGTAGGCTAGAGTGAGTTTTCTTGCATAGCACTTTAATGTTAACATAGCATCTACCTGTTATGTTCATACACAATAGTTGCAATTGTGAAAGGTATTTAAGCTAAGCAAATTAGAAAGCGTAAATTTTTGTTAGAATTttaagtgtgagtctaagtttaATATTAGATAACgagaaagtaaaatattatataaaagtaaaatttcattaacttttaaggttttggataatAATGATGTCAATACTTATGTTGTTGAACTCAGGTTTTATCGATGTCGTATCTTTCTAATGAACCTCCTACTTGATAGATTAAACACTTTTTACATTATGTTACAAGAATAGGACATTGTTTGATTTGTTTCAGATTGTTTCTGGCCCAATATGTTTGAATGGGCTACTTTAGCCCAAAAAGCTGATCGGCCCAAGTTATATTATGAATCAAACAAGGTTGATCAAAGTCAAACTGCATAGATACAACATTTCCAATCCAAGTTTTTCAGCAGTAAGTAGAGCTGTAATGTCAAAGCACCAAGAGACACTGTACTATCTCAAAGACATCAAATTTATGTATTCCTTAAATGTGTCTTGGTTGTTGAGGTTGTTGCATTGGTCATAAAAGCATGTCAGTGTCATTGCTATTCTTGTTTCCTAGACTTTCTTTTTCCTAGCTATGATCACATTTTCACGTTTCATTGCTTACTGGAACAAAGATTGCAACCAACCTGCATTTAAACTTTGGGGAAGCAACCAATGCTGTGCTGATGAACATATCAGTCATATCTGTTTGTTTTTAATGCTGCAAACTAGAATAGTTAAAATGCTTTTGAAGACACTAACAAACACTGCCATTTAAAGCTCATTCTCTGTAGTATTTATTCTTTTAGGTATGCAGCATTCTATGTAATCAATTGGTGCTTCAATTTTTACTTTCAACCAACCATCTTCATCCAAATTTTATGTTCTGTTCTGGCTATTGCTTATATAAAGACACTAGTCATTATTTTTCTATACAGACATGTTTAATGGTTGGAATTGGAAAGAAGAACATTATGGAACTGAGTAATTTGTAAGAAAGTACTAGGCTATGGAAATGATCTGTTTTTCTATCAGCAACCACCACCATCAGCTGGCTCAATTGAGCTTAAAAGGCCGTTTCCTCTCAACTGCATGCAGTGGTCTTCAGCATCCACTTGAGCACATGTGATCACCACTGCTAATCCATTATGATGTGCTTCCTGCATGATGTTAACTGCATTATCAATTGTCATTCCAGGTATCACCTTCATCAGCACTTGCACAACATATTCTCTCTTGTTGAAGTTGTCATTATGCAGCAAAACTCGGAATGGTGGAGATGTTTTCCGCGATTTCCTGATACAAAACATGTGATCAAAGATTTTATCAAACATTTGATGAAATGAGACaagaacaaacaacaaagatAAGAGTGAGCACAAggagaaattgaaattgatcACTTGTCTGCTTCATAGTTACAACATGCTGTTTAATTTGAACCACCCATTGAAATTGAAAGTTGAATTGTTATCAGTTGAAATACCATAACTAGTATGGCACATGAGTAATGAAACCTTCAATACACATAACAACATAATTTGGACATTTGCTATTGACACAGCTTTGGCATTTCATCTTTCAACAAGATCAGTTCCAGAAATCAAGCATTAGTATTGATGTGATATGTAGTATTGCTTTCATTTCATCAGTGGTTTTCAGTTCTTGCTGTAGTAGTTTAGTTCAACTGAAAGATACTTATGGAATTTAAAAACTAGTTCATACTCCTGCTAAACAGTAGGAAATTAAGGGTCCAAGTTTGTACTTAACAAGCATCAATTATAGCTTTTCAAATTGTTTAGATATTATTAGAaagtaatgaaaattaaaaaaaaaaaaagaaaacaaaaatcaaatgaaaacacTGTAGGTGCTTCTTCTTGGCCTaagattaaaagttaaataaaatgcAAACAAGAAGATAGACTACAAATGAGAAAAGGTCCCAAAACAGAGGAAATGATACATTTTCTCTGTGGCATCTAGCTAGATGGACTGATTCCAAAATATAATGTGTGCTGAGTGTTGAAAATGGAAATTTCTGACCTTGAACTAATAGTTACAGTTTCCTAATTACACTACACCAAAATTCCCTTTCTATtcttataacatatttaaatgttgaaagtctcacccaattaaaaataagacaaatttataatatataaataaatacaaatttcattttataaattaattttatagaattaagttagattcaaaattcaatataaCTTCTGTAAAGGCCTAATCTGTTGTCTCAGAAGCTAAGCGAAAGGTTTTACCATTTTGGTTTTTAAGAACCAAAACTAAATCTTTggtaacattaattttaacCTGTAAGAAAAATTATCCAGACATACACGTGAATTTTCAAGACGTTTCTTCAATTCTTCTGCATAATCATACAGTGAGAAAATCCTCTCAATTGTGCTCACTGTTCCTGATATTGGTATTACCTTACGTCAAATTCGGATTCCCTTCCAGGTGTTGTTGTCTCTATGGTTGGCCTCTCAATCAACCCTCCACCTTTTCCTAATATTCCAGTGGCTGCCATTGTCATTACAACACTACGATCTTTGCAATATTTCAAAGCAAAATTTTTATCTCCTGCGAATACAAAAAGTAATGAACCCttatattattttggaaaatacATCAGAAAAACAAACAACTATAGTACAGTACTAATATGGTAATGAAAAAAAGATGAAACATAATTAGAAAGAGGAGATGGTATAGTACCAGGATTTACTGCATTGAATAGTTGGTTAGGTGAAAGAGCAAGTGCAGTGCTTAATGCAGCCTCCATTGCTGCTCTTTGAGTCTCTTTGTTGACACTTAGCAGACAGCTCCTGTAACAATAAGAGGGTAGCAATAATGTGAGATAAGTAATCCAATGTTGTCTTTGTCGTTAGCTCACTGATTTTTTTGGGTATAAAAATTGGTCAAGAGAATTTTGTAAGGTGCAAACTGAATTGGGTTTTACACGTTAATATGGTGACACGTGTAGATCCCAATTTTTTGAGGTTATTGTGGCCTTGTGATAATAAGGGTTTGAAATGGATATGAAATTTTGGAAAACTGCTTAAAGCCACAAACTAGCTTGAATTGTACGGTTGAAGAATTTACTCAGAAAATTGAAGTTTGGAGAAGTTGGCTTGTGACACAATTAATAGAGAAACATTGTATTGCCACAAAATTCAATTACTTTGTTAGCCAAATCTTCCCTTTTAAGAATGTGGGCATTACAAGTTTTATTTCGATCATAAGTGTCGAGTATATAATTAAGATCAATTATCAAGATATATATTTGagacattattttatttgaaatttagtttaatttgtttcatatagttttatctttaaaaaaatgttttaaaatgtataaaggaaaaaaaagtagTTAAACTCTTTTATACTTCGACTTTTAAACTATAGATATCCTGAACAAGTTCAATATTCGacttttttttagatttgaGCTTACACGTTTCCATTCTAAAGagtcattatttattattctttaacaTTAGGTCCtttcgataaaaaaaaattatgttgaaaCCTTTGTCTTGTagtataactaaattaaaatataaataagatattgTATCTTAGAggcaaaatatttttgtattgtgTGACCGTCTGGTTAGACATAGACCTAGTAGTCAATAATTTAGTAACGAGATAACTGACAAGTcgaactataaataaaattaaatatcgAACATAATTAAGTTAATCCTGAATCGAGTTATTAACATATagattgtaattgaaattgatCAAAAATCCAttataaaaatctataaatacaattttgaTATTAGATTACTTTTATTACACATTTTATTGTCAAGATATTCAGACAAAATACTGACTTAAGCATTAAAATGTTTTCTACTGATAGCATCTGACCAGATCGAATGACGTAAAGAGGATTGAATACCACACTGTTACCTATGCTTGGAGTTAGAAGATAATTTATGTAAGAAGACTTCTTAACCCATAaaccaaaacaatttttttaatgtggtAGATTTAAATCTCTGTTGGCCGAGGATAATTTTGGACTACTACACCATTACACCATTCAATCATGAACTatcattttttaacattaaaaggACAAATTAAAATAGAAGGTAAAAATGggttatttaatgttattagtATACTTGGAAGAAACTTTTCAAAAGAGATAAATTACACTTTAAATCTACCAAAACTTCTTCTTTAAGGATAAAACGTTTGAAACATTGACGTGGTTTTAGTTTACTCTTGAATCAagattaataataattcatatatattatccCTTTTAACCTGTtcaattacaagaaaaaaaaaactataatagaaacattaaattttaaaatagaccATTCCTTGAACATATGGTATTCACTCTAACTATTATCATCACAAACTTGAAGCTAAAATATTAAAGTCATTTGTGAGAACAAAATGAAGGATTCAATGTAACTTTTGCCTTTTAGCTCTCATCtcgttttttttctttctaaaaactaaattggaatttatttatttatttacttaaatatgttttcagatttgtatattttaaaataaatttatttttcacctctatgttttaaaattgattaataaattataagttatttacctaataatttattttaattttaaatttgattcttTGAACAAATagttaaaaacacattttaatagaaatattaaCTTAATTGTCTTTTCAATTAGAGAGACGTAgaaataatttaagttttgaaGAGTAAAAACAACACTTATCCTTAAAtgaagaaactaaaaaaatcaattgtttATTAGTCAAAATGTCAaagataattattattgaaaaaacattaaaattacaGTTTTACCCTCTCTTTTTTCAAGTTCACACAGTTGAACTTAAGAAATGTGTAATATAGATTATATTAGGTAAGAAAAGGTCAATATGTGCCAGCTTGAATGAATTATTAATGATACCACCAACCTATAGTCACATTAAACTTTCTCGTGTAAATTTTTGTGAATTAATTGCTAAACCTTAATATTGGAGGCTAACACATGAATtctaaattttacttttcatatATACATGTGTATTCTTTTGTATATTAATTGCTAAACTCTAATATTGGAGGCTAACATGAAttcttaattttacttttcatatATACATGTATGCTTTTTATTGTATGCTTAGatgaattaaaaatgatatctaaacttaattcaaaatataagataaatatctatttatatattataaattagttttatttttaattaatgaggcttttaacatttttaatatatatatatatatatatatatatatatatatatatatataatgtcatattaaatattaataaataatcgaGTGAAATAACATACTCCacaaataatttagaaaaggaaactctaaatctattttattttataaaattaacatataaattgatgtttattgtgaattaatcttatttttaatttatgtgagtatatagataaaaataaaaaaaataagaaaaatatttgaatttaaaattcatagaaaaaaattctaaaagtcaactttttttaatttcttactaaagaaaagaaaagaaaaaacattaatatttttcttttctccaccAAAGCAACCATAACACTAActacaatttttcttttgatgttTACAACAACTTTGTTAGACATAAATTTGTTCATATTCCCATAACTAAACTTTTAAATGTAATGGAGTATTATTAATTGGGTGAATTGAGTATAAGCAACaaactctttttatttattgggATTGAAGACTCCGTCCATTGATCCCTCTTTTTAGAATTTCCCATCATATGAATCACGTAATGAAAACGTTTATTTTGTGCTAAGTTATTCATGAATTTCCCATCATATCATTAATGTTTGGTTTggtaaaatgatattaaaatgtaacTTAACTAACACCACTTCACGgcaaaattgaatattttttctttctagatTTAGTTCCGTCCATTAAAAGTGTTtgcttatttttgtttaatattgagaaataaataactattacttaaaaaatatatgttactTGATAAAGTGGAGCTACGACAAAAATAGTAAATGCTCGATTTTTAGTAGATCTTGTCGAGAATGCTTTGCTCCTTTCAGTACATTGAATAATGCTACCAACActcttttcataatttattaaaatttataaatttttatttatcttgtcTCTCATTATGAATTTATCTCCTAATTTAATAGAGAGCACGAGTAAGAAAGATACcgtataataaaattaattaatagcATGGgatgaaaataaagttaatattagTCCTGCTTAATATATTTCATGTACActcaaattttgataataaattagaGTAGTAAGGAGCTTGTGACAATGATAAGGGGTAATAATAGGATGTTGCTGATAATGATTAAAATTGTGATACCAATAATACTAATAGTGagtttaataataacaaatcttaaaaatttatatcgactaaatataaaattaattaataatatataaataggtgaaaatttgattttgtaaagttaaattaaatttaaagtttattgtATGATATCAGAGATTAACATgatatattatgattataatgatttttttccGATAATAACGTGATATTGGGGGTTTATACTTTATAAATAAGATTATAATAaatgttagaaaaaaatatatttattgtgcACCAAATAATTGCTTACAACATTATAAAATAACGACCCTATAATatctatcttttaaaaaaaatcctaaaagagtattaaaaagaaatcttaTGACATTcactaaataaacaaaaaaagataAGGTGATAATATCACGTTATATTGTGAGCTTATGATCTTAACTacaatatttttacataattaattcataaaaaatagtGTTGATAtgatatataaaacatttatttcaaaatttaatacggTAATATATTATTGGAGGATTCCAGCTAGCATATTTAAtcttaagataaaaaatatatatgaattatatgtatattatgtattgaattattaattattaatgtataaaCTTAAGAAACATTTTCACCTTTTTCCGTCAAATTAAAACGTCTGCAAAGAAGGCGTGTCTCTTCTTTCAAGGAACAGGTGCATCATTGATTAGACTTAACTCGTAACTGTCCAACGCATAGCTGATTAAACTTGATCAACGGTTGATATCTTCTCCTATAAAACCAGGGCAATATAGCAGCACCACATAAATCCTCGGGACCCACACCTTATGTGTAATCATGATCCA includes these proteins:
- the LOC108345067 gene encoding ATP-dependent Clp protease adapter protein CLPS1, chloroplastic, translated to MEAALSTALALSPNQLFNAVNPGDKNFALKYCKDRSVVMTMAATGILGKGGGLIERPTIETTTPGRESEFDVRKSRKTSPPFRVLLHNDNFNKREYVVQVLMKVIPGMTIDNAVNIMQEAHHNGLAVVITCAQVDAEDHCMQLRGNGLLSSIEPADGGGC